The genomic segment GTCAGCGGTGACTATGCTCGATGCCATGGGCATGATCATACTCGTGCGCGAGCCAGGCGACGATCTCTTGCACGCCCTCCCCGCCTCGCAGGTTGGAAAATACGTAAGGCCGATCGCCCCGCATCCGTCTGGTATCAGCCTCCATGACCGCCAGGCTTGCGCCTACATGCGGAGCAAGATCGGTCTTGTTGATGATGAGGAGGTCGGAGCGCATAATGCCGGGGCCGCCCTTGCGCGGAATCTTCTCTCCCTGCGCGACGTCGATGATGTAAATGAATCGGTCGGCCAGCTCGGGGCTGAACGCGGCCGCCAGATTGTCCCCGCCGCTCTCGATTAGAATGATCTGCAGCTCGGGGAATCTTTCTTCAAGCTCGGACACGGCCTCGAAGTTCATGGAGGCATCCTCCCGAACGGCAGTGTGCGGGCATCCGCCGGTCTCCACGCCAATAACGCGTTCTTCGGGCAGCACGCCCGTCGCGAGAAGAATCCGGGCGTCCTCCTTCGTATAGATATCGTTCGTTATGACGCCGAGACTATAGCGGGATTTGAGCTCGCGTGCGATATTTTCCAGCAGCGCGGTCTTCCCCGATCCTACAGGTCCTCCGATGCCGATCCGCATGGGACGCGAGCCTTCAAAGGCCGGCTGCGACCATTCGGGGTGATGGTGATGCCCTTTACCTTGGCACATTGCACATTCCTCCAATCGTAAATATAGATAGGGCTTATGACATAAACAGACGGGAATACAGCGTCTCATGCCGGATGGCGCCGATCTCGGCCAAGGGCGCGTTCGTATAGGCTTCCTCCGGCGCCAGATCCCGCGCAATGCGCCAGCCCTCGTCGATCGCCGGACCGAGCCTGGCGATGAGCGCCTGACATTCGGTCTGCCCGACGGGCAGCAGACGCAGCGCGCTGCTCGTCGCGGTGACGACGCAGGCGTACAGATAGCCCTGCACCGCCTGCTCGAGCGGAAGGCCGAGCCGCCAACAGACGAAGCCGTGCACCAGCGGATGCGTCGCAAGGCAATCGCCGGCTTCGCACGCCGCAAGCAGCGGCGACCAATCAAGCGCGGGATGGATCGAGGCCGCCAACTGGAGCAGGCGCCGCCCCATTTTCTCCACGCCCGCACGCGATTCGGCGCCGGCTCGCTGCAGATGGACGAGCCGCTCTACGCGCCATAGCCGGGACCAGTCGCCGCTACCCGCCGTCTCGTACACCGCCTTGACGGCCATTGCGTCGGCCGTCGACCAGCTCTGAACGAGCATCGTGCGCATATACTGCTCAAGCGCTCGCAGATCGGGGACGAGACCGTCCTGCACGGCAGCCTCAAGGCCGAACGAGTGCGCGAAGCCGCCGATCGGCAGCGCGGAGTCGAGCAGCTGCTGTGCCGCGAGCCACCGGATCATAGGCATCGTTCTCCTCCCGACGCTAGAATAAAAAGTATCGCTGCGCCATCGGCAGCGTCTCCGCCGGCTCGCAGACGGCGGGCACGCCGTCTACCGTCACCGCGTACGTCTCCGGATTCACCAGGATTTCGGGCGTCGCGTCGTTTAGCACCATGTCGGCCTTGGAGACGCTGCGGCAGTTGCGGACCGGCTCGATCCGTTTGCGCAGACCCAACTGCTGCGCAAGGCCGCTATCAAAAGCCGCCTGCGAAACGAACGTAATCGCGCACCGTTCCACCGCCTTGCCGTATGCCGCGAACATCGGCCTGCCCATGATCGGCTGCGGCGTCGGGATCGACGCGCCCGGATCGCCCATTTGCGCATAAGCGATGCTCCCGCCCTTCAATACGAGATCCGGCTTTACGCCGAAAAATGCCGGCGACCAGATCGCGAGGTCCGCGAACTTGCCCGGCTCGATCGAGCCGACGAGATGCGAGATGCCGTGCGTGATGGCGGGGTTAATCGTGTATTTCGCGATATATCGCTTGATGCGGAAGTTGTCGCTGTCCGCATCCGTACCGAGCGGACCGCGCTGCCGCTTCATCTTGTCCGCCGTCTGCCACGTGCGAAGGATGACCTCCCCGACGCGCCCCATCGCCTGCGAATCGGAGCTGATCATGCTGAACACGCCCAGATCGTGAAGGATATCCTCCGCAGCGATCGTCTCGGGACGGATACGCGAATCGGCGAAGGCGACGTCCTCTGGAATGCGGCTGTCGAGGTGATGGCAGACCATCAGCATGTCCAGATGCTCTTCAATCGTATTGACGGTAAACGGCCGAGTCGGGTTGGTGGACGAGGGCAGCACGTTCGGATGCGAAGCCGCGCGGATGATGTCCGGCGCATGACCGCCCCCCGCCCCCTCCGTATGATAGGTGTGGATCGTCCGGCCGCCGATGGCGGCCAGCGTATCCTCCAGAAAGCCCGCCTCGTTCAGCGTGTCGGTATGGATCGCGACCTGTACGTCGTAAGCATCCGCTACGCGCAGGCATGTATCGATCGCCCGCGGCGTCGTGCCCCAATCCTCGTGCAGCTTGAGCCCGATCGCGCCCGCCCGGATCTGTTCTTCAAGCGGCGCTGCGAACGAGGCATTTCCTTTTCCCGTGAACCCCAGATTCATCGGAAAAGCCTCCGCCGCCTCGAGCATCCGCCGCAAATGCCAGGCGCCGGGCGTGCATGTGGTAGCGTTAGTCCCGGTCGCAGGTCCCGTGCCGCCGCCGATCATCGTCGTCACGCCGGATGACAGCGCCGTCTCGATCTGCTGCGGGCAGATGAAGTGAATGTGCGCGTCGATGCCGCCCGCCGTCACGATCCGGCCCTCGCCGGCGATGACCTCGGTGCTCGCTCCGACGATCATATCCGGCCGGACCCCGTCCATAACATCCGGATTGCCGCCCTTGCCGATACCGACAATGGCCCCGTCCCGGATGCCGATATCGGCCTTCACGATGCCCCAGTGATCGATAATGACGGCGTTCGTGACGATCGTATCCAACACGCCGGCGTCCCGCACGGCATGAGCGGATTGTCCCATGCCGTCGCGGATAACCTTGCCGCCGCCGAACTTGCACTCGTCTCCGTAGACGGTGTAGTCCCGTTCAATCTCCGCCCACAGTTCCGTATCCGCGAGCCGGATCGCATCGCCTGCCGTCGGTCCGAACATGCCGGCATAATCCTCGCGCGTCATTCTAGCCATAATCCGCCTCCCGGCTCTCCCAGCTCGCAAGGCGCCGCGCCGCCTCCTCGGGCAGCGCCTCGTGATCGGCCGCGCCTTCGGTCAGGCCGTTCAGCCCGTAAACCAAACGCTTGCCGCCAAGCATGGTCAGCCTTACAGGCTTCTCCTCTCCGGGTTCGAATCGAACGGCGGTGCCCGCAGGAATATCCAGCCGCATGCCGAACGCTTGCTCCCGAGCGAATCTCAATTGCTTGTTAACCTCGAAAAAATGATAATGCGAACCGATCTGGATGGGACGGTCCCCTATGTTAGCTACCAGCACTTCGAGCTGTCCGCGTCCCTGGTTCAGTTCGATTTCGCCTGCTCGAATGCGATATTCGCCCGGTATCATTACGTTCTCACCCGCCTTAATCGCTGTTGTAGACTTTAATCCGCACATCCCGCACTACCGCACATCCCGTTACATACCTCCCCGGCATCAAGCGATCGGCTGATGTACGGTCACCAGCTTCGTTCCGTCCGGAAAGGTCGCCTCGACCTGCACCTCGCGAACCATCTGCGGGACGCCCTCCATCACCTGCTCGGCGGTCAGAATCTGCCGCCCGTAGGCCATGAGCTCTGCCACGCTTCGCCCGTCCCGCGCGCCTTCCATGATTTCC from the Cohnella hashimotonis genome contains:
- the ureG gene encoding urease accessory protein UreG, with protein sequence MCQGKGHHHHPEWSQPAFEGSRPMRIGIGGPVGSGKTALLENIARELKSRYSLGVITNDIYTKEDARILLATGVLPEERVIGVETGGCPHTAVREDASMNFEAVSELEERFPELQIILIESGGDNLAAAFSPELADRFIYIIDVAQGEKIPRKGGPGIMRSDLLIINKTDLAPHVGASLAVMEADTRRMRGDRPYVFSNLRGGEGVQEIVAWLAHEYDHAHGIEHSHR
- a CDS encoding urease accessory protein UreF; translated protein: MPMIRWLAAQQLLDSALPIGGFAHSFGLEAAVQDGLVPDLRALEQYMRTMLVQSWSTADAMAVKAVYETAGSGDWSRLWRVERLVHLQRAGAESRAGVEKMGRRLLQLAASIHPALDWSPLLAACEAGDCLATHPLVHGFVCWRLGLPLEQAVQGYLYACVVTATSSALRLLPVGQTECQALIARLGPAIDEGWRIARDLAPEEAYTNAPLAEIGAIRHETLYSRLFMS
- the ureC gene encoding urease subunit alpha, giving the protein MARMTREDYAGMFGPTAGDAIRLADTELWAEIERDYTVYGDECKFGGGKVIRDGMGQSAHAVRDAGVLDTIVTNAVIIDHWGIVKADIGIRDGAIVGIGKGGNPDVMDGVRPDMIVGASTEVIAGEGRIVTAGGIDAHIHFICPQQIETALSSGVTTMIGGGTGPATGTNATTCTPGAWHLRRMLEAAEAFPMNLGFTGKGNASFAAPLEEQIRAGAIGLKLHEDWGTTPRAIDTCLRVADAYDVQVAIHTDTLNEAGFLEDTLAAIGGRTIHTYHTEGAGGGHAPDIIRAASHPNVLPSSTNPTRPFTVNTIEEHLDMLMVCHHLDSRIPEDVAFADSRIRPETIAAEDILHDLGVFSMISSDSQAMGRVGEVILRTWQTADKMKRQRGPLGTDADSDNFRIKRYIAKYTINPAITHGISHLVGSIEPGKFADLAIWSPAFFGVKPDLVLKGGSIAYAQMGDPGASIPTPQPIMGRPMFAAYGKAVERCAITFVSQAAFDSGLAQQLGLRKRIEPVRNCRSVSKADMVLNDATPEILVNPETYAVTVDGVPAVCEPAETLPMAQRYFLF
- a CDS encoding urease subunit beta — its product is MIPGEYRIRAGEIELNQGRGQLEVLVANIGDRPIQIGSHYHFFEVNKQLRFAREQAFGMRLDIPAGTAVRFEPGEEKPVRLTMLGGKRLVYGLNGLTEGAADHEALPEEAARRLASWESREADYG
- a CDS encoding urease subunit gamma, producing MQWTEREKEKLLITVAANLARDRMKRGVKLNYPESVALITSEIMEGARDGRSVAELMAYGRQILTAEQVMEGVPQMVREVQVEATFPDGTKLVTVHQPIA